From the genome of Miscanthus floridulus cultivar M001 chromosome 10, ASM1932011v1, whole genome shotgun sequence, one region includes:
- the LOC136484736 gene encoding aquaporin SIP1-1-like isoform X2, with product MAMGAAVRAAAADAVVTFLWVLCASALGASTAAVTSYLGVQEGAGGHYSLLVTASLLSVLLFTFDLLCGALGGASFNPTDFAASYAAGLDSPSLFSVAVRFPAQAAGAVGGALAISELMPAQYKHTLAGPSLKVDPHTGALAEGVLTFVITLAVLWVIVKGPRNAILKTLLLSVSIVSLILAGAEYTGPSMNPANAMRKPN from the exons ATGGCGATGGGAGCGGCGGTTCGCGCGGCGGCCGCGGACGCCGTGGTGACGTTCCTGTGGGTGCTGTGCGCCTCCGCGCTCGGCGCCTCCACGGCGGCCGTCACGTCGTACCTGGGGGTGCAGGAGGGCGCCGGCGGCCACTACTCGCTCCTCGTCACCGCGTCCCTCCTCTCGGTGCTCCTCTTCACCTTCGACCTCCTCTGCGGCGCGCTCGGCGGCGCCAGCTTCAACCCCACCGACTTCGCCGCCTCCTATGCCGCCGGGCTCGACAGCCCCTCCCTCTTCTCCGTTGCGGTCCGATTCCCGGCGCAG GCCGCCGGCGCTGTGGGCGGCGCCCTAGCGATCTCGGAGCTGATGCCGGCGCAGTACAAGCACACGCTCGCGGGCCCCTCGCTCAAGGTGGATCCCCACACCGGCGCCCTTGCGGAAGGGGTGCTCACCTTCGTCATCACCCTGGCCGTGCTCTGGGTCATCGTCAAGGGCCCCCGCAACGCCATCCTCAAGACCTTGTTGCTCTCGGTCTCCATTGTCTCCCTCATCCTGGCAGGCGCAGAGTACACCGGACCGTCCATGAACCCAGCTAAT GCCATGAGAAAACCAAATTAA